Part of the Budorcas taxicolor isolate Tak-1 chromosome Y, Takin1.1, whole genome shotgun sequence genome, actaggccaaagtctttgactgtgtggatcacaataaactgtggaaaattctgaaagagatggggataccagaccacctgacctgcctcttgagaaacctatatgcaggtcaggaagcagccgttcgaacaggacatggaaccacagactggttccaaataggaaaacgagtccgtcaaggctatatatggtcactctgcttgtttaatttatatgcagagtatatcacgagaagtactgggctggaagaagcacacgctggaacaaagactgccaggagaaatatcagtcacctcagatatgcagatgacaccacccttatggcagaaagtgaagaggagctaaaaagcttcttgatgaaactgaaagaggagagtgagaatgttggctgaaagctcaaaattcagaaaactaagatcatggcatctggtcgcatggcttcatgggaaatagatggggaaacagtggaaacagtgtcagattttattttggggggctccaaaatcactgcaggtggtgactgcagccatgaaattgtaaaagacgcttgccctatgacaggaaagttatgaccatcctagatcgcatattcaaaagcagagacgttattgtgccaacaaagttccatctagtcaagactatggtttttccaatagtcttgttaggatatgagagttgcactatgaagaaagctgagcactgcagaattgatgcttttgaactgtagtgttggaaaagactcttgagagtcccttggactgcaaggaggtccagccagtccgttctaaagaagatcattcctgggtgttctgtggaagaaatgaggctaaagctgaaactccagtactttggtcacctcatatgaagagttgactcactgggaaactctgaagcttggagggattggaggcaggagaaggggacgacagaggatgagatggctggatggcatcactgactcgatggacgtgagtttgcgtgagctccgggagtcggtgatggacagggagtcctggtgtgctgcaatttatggggtttcaaaaaagtcacacacgactgaactgagctgaactgaactgaactgaagcaactgacaaagaatttatctcaaaaatatacaaacaactcctgaacctcaattccaggaaaataaatgaccccatgATAAAATAGGCGACAggagtaaacaaacatttctccaaagacgacatacagatggctaacaaacacatgaaaagattctcaacatcactcagtatcagaaaaatgctaatcaaaacgataatgaggtaccatttcacgccagtcagaatgactgctatccaaaagtctgcaagcaataaacgctggggagggtgtggagaaaagggaacgctcttacactgttagtggaattgcaaactagtacagccactatggagaacactgtggagattccttaaacaaacaaacaaacaaactgtaaatagaactgtcatacgacccagcaatcccactgctggccatacacaccaaggaaaccagaattgaaagagacacgtgtaccccgatgttcatcacagcactatttctaatagccagggcatggatgcaacctagatgtccatcagcagactaatggatcagaaagctgtggtacatatacacaatggagtattactcagccactaaaaagaatacatttcaatcagttctagtgaggtggatgaaactgaagcctattatacagagtgaagttagccagaaagaaaaataccaatagagtaaactagcgcatatatgtggaatttagaaagatggtcatgataaacctgtacgtgagatagcaaaatagacacagatgtatagaacagtcttttggactctgtgagagagggcgagggtgggacgatttgggataatggcattgaaacatgtataatattgtttGTCAAACGAATCGCCAGACCAgttcgatgcgtgatacaggatcctcggggctggtgcactgggataaccatgaggaatggtttgaggagggaggtagcaggggttttcaggataggggacacgtgtatacctgtggcagatccatgttaatgtatggcaaaaccaatacaatattgtaaagcaattagactactcttaaaataaacaaatttatattagaaataaatcaaataaaattgtgtccaacgtgaggaaaacaacagcattttttgaACAATATCACTAAGTAAGCTTGAGTTGCAATTTTCTGGGTTCAAGGTGCCCTCATAAGTATGAGCCCTAACtcttattacagaaagaagagtggaaaatgagctagatgaaaggagagcttttcagcaacaagataggaatgtttcagccagaaagatactaagtaacgtagggcttcccaaacagtttattacgatcttgggagctagcagtgagtgtggtcacctacataaagttgcctaaaattatattttgacatctatacatatatacacctgtctatgcatgagtgtgtgtatgaaaaaaagtgcaatggcttttaattcatgttaggtgtaatagaaatgggaaaaaaaataaaacccaaatgtagaatgattcaaattctactcgattgttgaatattatgtaagttgaaatacttccaaatatgttttcttggccGCATGTAAAATATGAGGACTCTTTTATATCACTCACCTCTCTccgtttcataaatatatacccattttcaaatgtttgtccagtttcatgacaaaatactgatacagaaatatatataaataatatataaaatagagagatgttttcatatcataaactattgatagcaagcttagattttagaattatttccaactccatgctccatctcaacaggaaagagccaaagttgttgctgactcactcactccaagagctgggaaacctgaaaaagaaactgaacctgcactgagattttgtgtcatatttatgaTCGAGCTCTAAGTCCgagacttgttttcctttattgtactaagcagtcccttcttaagactgaaaagcatggacatcgagagagagaggtaggagacTGTAGACGTCCTCATGTTCAACAGTAATTTTAATCggagaagctagaaaagacagaaactaaggaaagtaatcaagcgatagacaataataatgatttagccACTAGTCAACCTCAAGGGTCTTTAGTCGCTCCTCAAGGgccagcatggagaaggaaatggcaacccactccagtgttctgcctggagaatcccagggatgggggagcctggtgggctgccatctttggggtcgcacagagtcggacacgactgaagcgaattagcagcagcagcaaggaccatcGATGACATTCTGAGCAATCTCCTGTGAACAATTTTAGAGATGCTAAAGCCCAAACCAGGCTGAAATTTAAGTGCATAGTTGGAACTAGACGGTCAATGATGTGGACTCCCAATATCCTCAGTAATAGGCCACTAGTAGAATGTCCCAATATTGATCACAGACCCCATGTTCCAccctcactcagccattaaaatatttcccctgacagtgtttggggatttgcgtctttgaagcaccagctgctaagacaccttgcttggtcctacaataagcactttcccgcccccccctccccccactgaaacccacagtcaattcataaatttttttgtaCAGAAGCAAGTAGACCAAGTCTGCTAGGGTAACAGGACTGAAtattaagaatgtgtgtatagaaggatgatacatcacttttatttcagaaataaagtagatttattgatgtgagttttcgataaccctgtatgcaagatagcaaaagagacacagatgtatagaacagtcttttggactctgtgggagagtgagagggtgggatgttttgggagaatggcattgaaacatgtataatatcatatatgaaatgagtcgccagcccaggttcagggcatgatactggatgcttggggctggtgcattgggacgacccagagggatggtccgggttgggagaagggaaggggttcaggaaagggaacatgtgtatacctgtggcggacatatgttgatgtatggcaaaatcaatacaatcatgtaaagtaattaacctccaattaaaataaataaatttattaaaaagaaaaagaaatgatccaaaaagctccatacctacattgaaaccaagcaccaccaagagccaacaagttccagaggaagacataccatgcaaattcttcagcaacacaggaacagagcccggagcttcaatatacaggttgcccaaactgcaaacccatagacatctcaaacctcactactggacacttcgttgccctccagagagaagagatgcagctgCACCCAccggaacactgacacaagcttccctaaccaggaaacctgacaagccactcgtccaaccccagccacagggaggaacctccacaataaagaggaaccacaaactgccagaaagagaaaggccatcccaaacacaggaaccaaaaaaaagccaacaactttagtaatgagattttgcatgcttcatggttttggttactatttctgtCAGCAGTCTGTATTTGAAGTTGATGCTGAAGTAAACACTTGGTTGAACATTACCCTtcaattgctaggagaccagtgacttTGTCATGTCACAACTAACCTTcgattgctaggagaccagtgattttgtgatgtcacagctgtttgactgggaggacctctgtgcttgtccagagagtttctctctgtaggccagccaaacatcatttgaagttgcattgtgtaaaagcagacaaatgagaaaattatctgaagaaagctttccctgagatggcacatatttcttcagaaattcaagatggacctcctaaagatgaatccactggttcagaaacctccattagatcttattggtatgattatacacctggggactcagttttgagatctatgagtgaagaatgtgcttttcaggctttgtctgaggatcttgtgatcaaaaggccacactacacatattctgtctctgaaacagatgatgtgaatgattttctttcactcacatttccacgaaagctttggaatatagttgaaagtgatcagtttgagtctatttggtgggatgagacaggcacatgtagagtgatcagtgaagaactctttaggaaagaagtcttggaaagaaaggagcctttcagaatatttgaaaccaagagcACGAAAAGTTTAATTCGACAGCTTAATCTTTATGGATTTAATAAAAACCGACAAACCGTTCAAAGATCGGCTTCACTacctgtctttctggaagaagaaaacaacatctctcttttgcgtaaggtattccaaaattttcacttatcgCCAATATGTCAGATTAAATCATGTGACCTAGAAAGCGTGTTCATATATGTGGCTCAAACGGAGTTGAAACTTGAGgtaacaaattattgaaaaagttttatctttttgaagttgagaacagctggaggttagaatattggatgtttaacaaaccttcctagtaacttgaaaccagatacaagttctgaagctacttaaagtggtatttactgtatatacacaacatatttttagttgagcatatacgttctaacatgttacctgtgaaaactaccaacagaggtattttatttgatgttatttcattgcttccattaaaggaaacttttagcgatatgaaggaatgaaattagtaaagaatgaaaaatgaatataatagacaagaaaatattgtcacaaaaccaaaactttattctcccatatgactactaggagacttccagctgaacagggcatttaaaaaacactctgtaaagggccaaaaaagaaataatttaggcTTTGCGAATATGATCATTGACGATTAATTAAGTTTTCAGGCATAGAGAATAACCAAAGAAGCTGGCAAGTCCCTGTTCCAACTTTAAGAACTCCGAAAACTGAATTTCACACAATTTCcacgtgagaaaataaaattctttcggttttcctcagccattaaaagtgtaaagctctaaaattaaaaaaaaaaagaagaagaagtaaagctcattctcagctcacaatagacagtgcaaaaacaggggcaggctgccctgcctTGATTGAAATGTAATTCCAAAAGGAGGGGGCGTCAAGATCTGGGCTGTGAGTGCTGGACACCATcactggactcccctggtagactcggaggccgttctcagccctgtgccctggcgactgtgccatgttttttctttcttcgcgTTTGGTGAGCTGAGCAATCTTGACCCAAGACCCTTGAGATTCACATTCAGGCTGACCacgcctccagcgggtgcttttaCGGGGtgaaggggcggggggagggttcATCGCCCGCGCATGCGCCCAACTCGGCGTCGCGGCCAATCAGATTGCAGGCGCCGACACCTGGCAGCCAATCATCGGGGGCAGCCCGCACGCCTGTAGGGGGAGCTGAGGCGGCGCCCCAGACCTGAGGAGGCCTCATCGCCTCAGGCTCGCCTCCTCAGGCTCAATCTGGGAACTGCCTAGGGCAGGTGAGCCGCaggcagttctgtctcctccatcaacGGGGACCGGTAAGGACTGGAGCGTGGTTCAGCCAAAGCGGTGCCTGGCGGCTAAAGGGAGGGTTTCTCTGGTCCCCACTCGCACAAGGCCTTGCTCGGCGGGGCGGCTggtgagggcccgcgggccctcaggagggagcgtgcggcaggacccacaggcctcaggctcctttcaccctctcccctctctagtctgggcgggctctgctctccagcagctttCCTGCCCAGGGGTGGGACAAGCCAGCTCGCGGAAAGGGCCTCTTGGGCCCCTGGCCCCCGGCACGGCCCCCGGCACCacccccagctctcctgtggaacctaatgtatttaaacacacaggcacaaatcttcacggcccaagctggttctgcacccaggcacagtcaggcgggcgcagcaaaaaaaaaaagaagaaaaaaaatcgatctagtggcctcttcactgccctggtgctttggtcgttttcctgtttcctcttgcctctcctcggactccagggctgccccgtccttgggggccccgagattcaggcctttggttcgggaagttggcagatgaggtatttgtttgtttgttactgagagaagggaggtgggaggaagaagctcagggcaaaggagttcaatcacttggtctggttgagtgtgagacgcctggtcagcatccgtagggtaggaccaggtagggcctggggggatagaatgttcccggaacaggtgactcaccctgagcttttcttctgcttgtcCCCAGGATGTGACCGTTTGCTGCCTGGTAGGTCTGAAGCGCTCAGGATTTCAGTGGGCCCCTGAGGTAAGGTgacagacatctttacaataagggacaaagttgtggctttcttactttccgtttttctcctttcattcgtcggctgacacgttggtgttgagagagagtattcctgattggggattacctgaccctgattgcgggtgctgacttcagggcaatcatggtttcaggtttgcagctttcggagtggcaagcttaaaaacaggcagggtgacttgctttctcctgccttcttgaaagaaaaaaagtaagagcaccatgggtcttaagctgtgtagagctgactcctaccacttggtgaggctaaaatggggcaatgcacatatcctaaggttttagctaggaaagcaaagcagtgcaggtgtgggggttccctggtggcctggtgattcggattctgggctttcactgcagtggtctggattcaatctctggtcagggaactgggaccccacaagccaaacagcatggccaaatgaataaatgaatcaagtggttcattcagagacaatgtcctgtgatttaacatgttcacgtgagattacttgctcatttctgtatccttaagggctttttttcatcaagtaagtgaactccactggatgggggtgaggcaccatctgagttcatttaatgcgagtaaacaagatcataggaagccctatgcccagcaacttgtgcctacagctgtgttgtatacttatcttgctggtacagctttgaacttcacagcatgttttgttttggtcacaacatgtggcttcataggatattcgttccccaaccagggatcgaacacaggatcctggcagtgagaggactgagtcctaaccaaaccactggactgccaggcaactcctgtgtttcggtgctttggattggtgtgtgtgtgtgtgtgtgtgtgtctgtgtgtgtctgtgtgtgtgtgtgtgtgtgtctgtgtgtgtgtctgtgtctgtgtgtctgtttttttaatttttgctatatttataggagaactcttctgtgtgtaagtatgatgtgaatggtattataacttgaaatgtttgtgttgtacatacgatctcaaaattgaatagtttgaaagaacttcacacttgttatctcttggcctaggatctctcctgaggtagtagtcaagcttttgtctggcttggccacctctgaagacttagcttgttgaatctacgctctctcacttgcctgtactcatgaagcctcagttcctccttctgtgggcctctccaaggggcttctcttgtggaggctgctgtcttttctcagaatgagtgattcaggaaagcacttgcacccatgataaagtgcagagtcttctttcagatgttacacatcttcacttgtgtatttgcttagtctcACAGGTCAACCCTGTGATAGATTGAGAGAGAACTACGCAGCGGTGGGAATATCAGGAGATTCGATTCACTTGAAGGCTGGTTACCGTACCCATTAATCCACCATGCCAGCCTTTTGTTTCATATGACCTCAGCTCTgtcaatgtgagcaaattatttggcttgtgtagccttcttgtgtgccgctactgctgctaagccgcttgagtcgtgtccgactgtgcggtctcatggacagcagcccacaaggctcccccttttctgggattctccaggcaagaacgctggagtgggttgccatttccttctccagtgcatgagactgaagccgctcaggcgtgtccgacccttcgaaaccccatggactgcggcctaccaggctcctccatctgtgggattttccaggcaagagtactggtgtgggtttccattgccttctccagcttgtgtgctctctggcttgatctactcaattcttgatgtactcagttctagacctactcatttcttgatcttctagcaagtctcctctttgtcccggattaagttttctgtttctctggatggttcccatcagcaaacagactgactataatgtgacctgtcgttaaaaatccatctttgggtgacacatcctgcttctgctgcttttttttcatgtttgcttattaTAGACCTCTGCAGAGTTGTTCCTAGGCTTTGTTATCTcgagttctctcattttcctttaaagccgctcttgtcaaggccacaggtgaatttcaaatgtttaactccgtggtcaatttttagttgttatcttatttaatttattggcatcctttatcagactagctcatttcctcctccctgaaaaaaatgtttcacttggattacagagtgcttctctttcctgcttctcttccacctacagttctcccacatacaaagtgtgacctttgtgtctggcttgattcagatgtcatattttctttttcaatatttatttatttagctctgtggcatgtgggatcttagttcccagcccagggatggcacctgtggagagtcttaaacactggatctccaggaaagtcccctcatttgtgtactttcaagattcctccatttcatggctgtatagcagtgaatgtttttgttttatttttatggctgcatatggtaaatggcttccatgcagtccgttttgagcatataccacagtttgtttatccagtcGTCAATGTTGGGTAATACGTGGATGGTGTACTCTTTGTGGCTATagtgagtaatgttgctgtgaacactgattttgcatggactgaacattttcagtgtttgtggatatgtacaaaagagggaaattcctggatcatatggctcctctatatttaatttttgaggtactgacaaaccacttctgcaagagtggtggtaccattttacagcaattacctcaacaatatctgaagattccttttctccacgtcctctgcagcacttgttattattcgtcattttgattgggtgtgaagtagtatgtcagtgagactgctttacattttgctaggggcttccctggtggctccgaagggaaagtgtctgcctgcaatgtaggagacctgggatcaattcctgggtctggaagatcgccTTGAGCAGGAAaaggtaatccactccagcactgttgcctggaaaatcccatgaatggaggagcctgataggctacagtccatggggttgcaaagagtcggaaatgtctattcaaattcttttcctggttgttaaaagcttttctttttttaattgttgtagaaaacatctaacttaaatttttaccagtttaaccatttttgcatgctaagtatttcacacactttcatcagccttttggagaaagaaatggcaagccactgcaaatcCGATGGAGAAGAGAACCTGCTGAGCtttcgtccatggggatgcaaagtcgggcacacctgagtgactaacacatatacacacacatagtcacagtgttgttttgttgtcgttgtcgttgttttagctgtgctatgcagcttgaatgacagttccctggttgaggatcatacCCAGGCACCTGACAGGAgactgtggagtcctaacctctgaactaccagggacttccttatcacattgttatgaaacagatctctacacctttacatcttgcaaaatcgaaactctgtgcccatcacttgtcccattaaacagcaactgctcttttcttgcctgttgaCCTAGACCGTGGACTCcgtcgttcttttttgtttcctctcgattgcttgactgtgttagctatttcatacaagtagaaacttacagtatttgtctttttgtatgactggcttatttcatttggcttgatgtctgaaatgatcatgcatgttgtag contains:
- the LOC128071001 gene encoding heat shock transcription factor, Y-linked-like gives rise to the protein MAHISSEIQDGPPKDESTGSETSIRSYWYDYTPGDSVLRSMSEECAFQALSEDLVIKRPHYTYSVSETDDVNDFLSLTFPRKLWNIVESDQFESIWWDETGTCRVISEELFRKEVLERKEPFRIFETKSTKSLIRQLNLYGFNKNRQTVQRSASLPVFLEEENNISLLR